The sequence below is a genomic window from Streptomyces sp. NBC_00289.
TGCCGCTGATGTACGCCTCTACCTCACCCACCGGCGTACGGGACGCGACGACCGGCGAGTGGGTCGGTTACGACCGCGAGACGGTCGACCTCTACCGGCAGGCGATCAAGACGCACGAGAAGCTCGCTCCCTACATCTGGGACCAGGTGCAGAGCATCCTGAAGACCGGCGATCCGATCATGCGGCCGCTGTTCTTCGACTTCCCGAAGGACGAGGCCAGTTACACGGTCGCCGACGAGTGGATGCTCGGCCCGGCCGTGCTGGCCGCGCCGAAACTCGACGAAGGCACCACCCGGGACGTCTTCCTGCCCACCGGAACGTGGCGTGACGTCATCAACCGCAAGGTCGTCCGCGGCCCCGTGACGCTCAAGGCGTACGCGGCGCCGCTCGGAGTGACGCCGGCGTTCGTGAACCTCAAGGCCGAGGGCGCCACCAAGGCGTACGAGGCGCTCGCGCGCACCGGCGCGGAACAGTAAGGGGCGTCAGATGCATGGGATACGCGGCAGGCTCGCGGCGTTGCTCCTGGCGGTCTCGGCCGTCGTGGCCGGGACGGTGGCACCCGCCGAGGCCGGTCAGCAAGGCGACGGGCGCGGCTGGACCGGGACCTGGGCGACGGCGGCCAGCGAGCACTACGAGGTCTCGGGGATGTCCGAGGTGACGGTACGGATGCCGGTGCACACCAGCGTCGGCGGCTCGTCCGTACGCATCCGGCTGACCAACGCCTACGCCACCGACCCGGTGGCGATCGGACACGCGACCGTGGGCCTGCACGACGGGGGTTCCGCCGTGGCGCGCCCGTACGACCTGCGATTCGGCGGGAAGCGCGCGGTCACCATCCCGGCGGGCGGCCAGGCGGTGAGCGATCCGGTCGGACTCGCCGTGCCGGCCCTGACCGACCTGGTCGTCAGTCTCCATCTGCCCGGCCAGGTCACACACATCACCGATCACTGGTGGGCGCAGCAGACCGTGTACTGGACGGACTACGGTGCGGGCGACCACGCCGCCGACACCTCCGGCGACGCCTACACCTGGACCACCACGAGCTGGCCGTTCCTCAGCGGCGTCGACGTGACCGCGCCGAGGACCGGGTCGGTGGTGGCGCTCGGCGACTCGATCACCGACGGGTCGTACTCGACGGCCGACACCAACCAGCGCTGGCCCGATCTGCTGTCGGCCCGGCTGAACGCCTGTCTGCCCGGCGCCGGAGTGCTCAACGCGGGCATCACCAGCAACCGGATCACCGCCGGGACCGCGACGAATCCCTCGGCGCTCGACCGGCTCGACCGGGATGTGCTCTCCCAGCCGGGCGCCAGGACCCTGATCCTCTTCGAGGGGATCAACGATCTCGGCGGGGCGAGTGCCGAGCAGATCATCGCCGGGATGACGGAGATCGCCGACCGGGCGCACCGGCGCGGCATGCGGGTCGTCGGCGCCACCATCACCCCGTACAAGGACTTCACCTGGGGTGGCTGGAGCGAGGAGACGGAGGGGCGGCGGCAGCAGGTCAACGCGTTCGTCCGGGCCTCCGGCAGGGTCTTCGACGACTACGCCGACTTCGACCGGGCGGTCCGGGACCCGGCGGATCCGCGGCGGCTGGGCGCGGCGTACGACTCCGGTGACCATCTGCATCCCAATGACGCCGGGATGAAGGCATTCGCCGACTCCATCGACCTGATGTCGCTCGGCCTCGGCCGCGGCTGTTCCTGAGGAGGAACCGTGTCCAGACGGCTTGAACACCTGCTGGGGCACCGACGATTCGCGGTCCTTGCCACGGCGTTGGCCGCCACGGTGGCAGCCCTGCTTCCGGTGGCGCCGGCCGCTGCCGAGACCGCGCAGCCGGGTTGGACGGGGACGTGGGCGACCGCCCAGCACGCCGCGTACGACCCGGGTACCTCGGAGGTGACGGTTCGGATACCGGTGCGGGTGAGCGCCGGCGGGTCGAGCGTGCGCATCCGCCTGACCAACGACTTCACCACCGAGCCGGTGACGATCGGACACGCGACCGTCGGACTTCGGGATGGTGGTTCCGCCGTCTCGAAGCCGCAGAAGCTGCGGTTCGGCGGGAAGAGCGGGGTGACGATCGCGGCCGGCGAGCAGAGGGCCAGCGATCAGGTCCGGCTCACCGTGCCCGCCCGCAGCGATGTGGTCATCAGCCTGTACTTCCCCGGCCGGCTCACCCACATCAGCCAGCACTGGATGGGCCTCCAGACGGTCTACTGGACGCCCGACGGCGGCGGCGACCACGCCGCGGACGCCGACGGCGACGCCTTCACGAAGACCGACTCCACCTTCCCGTTCCTGACCGGTGTCGACGTACGGGGCGGCAACGCGGCGGGCGCCGTGGTGGCGCTCGGCGACTCCATCACCGACGGCGCGGCCTCCACCTCGAACGCCAACCGGCGCTGGCCCGACTATCTCGCCGGGCGGCTGTCGGCCTGTTCGTCCGCCGCCGGAGTGCTGAACGAGGGCATCAGCGGCAACCGGATCACGGCCGGCGTGGACGGCAACCCGTCGGCGCTGGACCGGCTGGAGCGCGATGTGCTGTCACAGCCGGGCGCCCGGACGGTGGTCCTGTTCGAGGGCGTCAACGACCTCAGCTGGGGCGGCGCCACCGGTGATCAGGTGATCGACGGCATGAAGGAGATCGTGCGCCGCGCCCACGAACGCGGGCTGC
It includes:
- a CDS encoding SGNH/GDSL hydrolase family protein yields the protein MHGIRGRLAALLLAVSAVVAGTVAPAEAGQQGDGRGWTGTWATAASEHYEVSGMSEVTVRMPVHTSVGGSSVRIRLTNAYATDPVAIGHATVGLHDGGSAVARPYDLRFGGKRAVTIPAGGQAVSDPVGLAVPALTDLVVSLHLPGQVTHITDHWWAQQTVYWTDYGAGDHAADTSGDAYTWTTTSWPFLSGVDVTAPRTGSVVALGDSITDGSYSTADTNQRWPDLLSARLNACLPGAGVLNAGITSNRITAGTATNPSALDRLDRDVLSQPGARTLILFEGINDLGGASAEQIIAGMTEIADRAHRRGMRVVGATITPYKDFTWGGWSEETEGRRQQVNAFVRASGRVFDDYADFDRAVRDPADPRRLGAAYDSGDHLHPNDAGMKAFADSIDLMSLGLGRGCS